The Microcystis aeruginosa NIES-843 sequence TTTTTGATAACTTGATGGCGGGTTCGTGGCACTTTTTTATAACCTTTAATTCGTCCAGCCGAATAACCTCGGCGTTTGGGAGATTTGACCAAAGTGCCAATCTCCGAAATTATTCTGTAAAAGTCTCTTTGAACCAAGCTGGGTGTAATTTCTACCGATTCACTTTTTTTCAAATACTGCTCCCAAGGACGGGGTAAAACCAGAGCTAATTTCCTAGTTGCCCATAAATTTACAGCAGCTAATAGGGTGAGTTGAACCCAATTTTCCTCATGATTAACTTCAGGGGTATAATAGGCATTCAGCAACAATTTTTGTTGACCAAATCGAAAAAGATGTTCCAGATCATAACGTTGTCCATAAGCCTCATAACATTCTTGAAGACTTAACTCATAACGACGAGAACCAATAAGGATAAGCCACATCGGTTTCCAGACGGCTTTACCAGTTTCATCACTGACAATAATTTGTAGTAAGGTAAAGGGATGAGAGTGCATTTCATAGTCGGATGTTCCCCTCATTAGCATTTGTTTCCAACCAGAGATTTTGAGATTAAGTTCACGTCCCCTTTTAGTCGTAAAAGTTGATTGAATGATTTCATCTGGTTCGAGCCAAGTTGTCTCATCTTTGAGGTCAAATTTATCCCCATACCAACGGGGATGACCCGGTTGTTTGGGAGAATAATCTTCAGGAATAAATTGCCGATAAAAGACCCGATTACTTCTCCCTCGTGTGAGGGTAACTAAATTATTTTGCTTGACTTGTTCTCCAAGAAAACCTCGCTGACTATAGAGACTATCAGCGACTAAAACTGATAATTTATCTTTCCAGGGAACTGAGGAATGGTTCAGGATTTTTTTGACTTGGTTACTGGCCACAGAAATGTCTTTTTCTCCTGAAGATACTCGTTGTCCTGACAGGGGAATTGCCCAAGGCACGTTTCCCGTTTCACTTCGTTCTGGCAGAGCAGCAATTACTGAATAAGCATGACCAATATTGATGGGTTTATTGCCTTTGATAGTATTGGGTTGATAGATATACTTTTTGTCTTCTAGAGTCGCCGAATAAGGTTTTGGACAAGGAGTTACATCTACTCCAAATAAATAGAATTGTCTAGAAACGGGGGGAGGAATAGTAGCCGAAACGACTGATAATAAGCTATCAACTGCTTTTTGATAATTGTCATTTGTTGGACTTGGTAAAAACTCTTGAATCCCTTTATATAAACTGTTATAATCTCGACGAAATAAAGGGTTCAAAGATAATTCGGCAACTGTTGAAGCTTGTCGATTCGACGAGAGGGAATCCAGCAATTCCATGACCGTCTCGCGTCTCGAACCAAGGGCGTTATAGAGTTGCCTTCTCCACTTCAAAAGTTCTTCGACATCAGGACAAATTTCTTGACTTTTCATCGGAAAAAATATATGAGAAATTAATCTGCGTGAAATATACGCAAATATTCTTATAATATAAGAAGCCCCCAATCTGTAAGCTGATGCTCAAATATAATTTCTTGAAGACGAACCAAGAAGCTGGACTTAGAGCCAAACAAATCAAGGCTACTATTCGTAAGTTGAAGCAAAAAATCCAGAAAATCGAAGCAGAAGGAGAAGTCGCTCCGCCCCCTTGTCATGTGATTCGTTATCAAACTAAGCTTTCATCAAAAAATTTACTGGTATTATAAACTACAAAGCAACGAACCGCTTTTTCCAACAGCAACTGATAGTAACAAAAAAAGTAAATATTTATATTTAGGTAAAGCTGGAAGCGAAGCTCATCTTGAGGCGGTGGAAAAAGTAGCTCGAAGAAGTCTTATTGACGAATTAGAGAGAGTTATTAATTCTCTCCATGAAAGTTACTTGGATGTTTGTTTTGGAGGGGAAACGGAGCCTGACCCTTCTTATTATAACGAGGGATTAAAAGAGGAGTAACCCTTTCCTCTTTGATGTGA is a genomic window containing:
- a CDS encoding NF041680 family putative transposase is translated as MKSQEICPDVEELLKWRRQLYNALGSRRETVMELLDSLSSNRQASTVAELSLNPLFRRDYNSLYKGIQEFLPSPTNDNYQKAVDSLLSVVSATIPPPVSRQFYLFGVDVTPCPKPYSATLEDKKYIYQPNTIKGNKPINIGHAYSVIAALPERSETGNVPWAIPLSGQRVSSGEKDISVASNQVKKILNHSSVPWKDKLSVLVADSLYSQRGFLGEQVKQNNLVTLTRGRSNRVFYRQFIPEDYSPKQPGHPRWYGDKFDLKDETTWLEPDEIIQSTFTTKRGRELNLKISGWKQMLMRGTSDYEMHSHPFTLLQIIVSDETGKAVWKPMWLILIGSRRYELSLQECYEAYGQRYDLEHLFRFGQQKLLLNAYYTPEVNHEENWVQLTLLAAVNLWATRKLALVLPRPWEQYLKKSESVEITPSLVQRDFYRIISEIGTLVKSPKRRGYSAGRIKGYKKVPRTRHQVIKKQTKSKKEKMKVP